The following coding sequences lie in one Sorghum bicolor cultivar BTx623 chromosome 6, Sorghum_bicolor_NCBIv3, whole genome shotgun sequence genomic window:
- the LOC110436420 gene encoding cilia- and flagella-associated protein 251-like, whose translation MAKRLKVGAASKDSGSSDPRPSTGVEGAPPRPLVGESTPPSPKRVERKRGEEEHERETQQQLQEGQQKLQQEGEGEEVRRLEGAQLEELLEQDWQQELRELQEQQQQRSQQLEALLEPPPCRVPASISAEPGRADGVVALACMMRTPVDPQSEIKGTDLKETSRIKSSFIHATRGGWEQLPLLKDHLLESQEKLLKAYKELLALEEEKKERESALAEAREASRKAVEEATLLRERTVSVEEAASKAREEDAFYKDAAADLDKEKVLIKADLASALEAFQEMKVECVKGEIARSATEEAKNKALEDLEAEQARSRRLSDDVDCLKRALLEKDGAIV comes from the exons atggccaagaggcttaagGTGGGAGCAGCGTCCAAAGACTCAG gctcctccgatcCTCGGCCGTCGACTGGTGTCGAAGGTGCCCCGCCTCGTCCATTGGTGGGGGAGTCCACCCCACCATCGCCGAAGCGGGTCGAG aggaagagaggagaggaagaACACGAGCGGGAGACACAGCAACAGCTGCAGGAGGGGCAGCAGAAGCTGCaacaggaaggagaaggagaggagGTGCGGCGGCTAGAAGGAGcccagctcgaggagctgctaGAGCAGGATTGGCAGCAGGAGCTGCGggagctccaggagcagcagcagcagaggagccAGCAGTTGGAAGCGCTGCTCGAGCCACCACCATGCA GAGTGCCCGCTTCTATCTCGGCGGAGCCAGGGCGGGCGGAtggcgtggtggcgcttgcttgcatgatgcgcaccccggtGGACCCccagtccgagatcaagggcaCG gatctgaaagagacctcccgcatcaagtcaagCTTTATCCATGCGACgaggggcggctgggagcaactccctctcCTCAAGGACCACCTCCTGGaatcgcaggagaaactcctcaaggcttacaagGAGCTGttggcactcgaggaggagaagaaggagagggagtccGCTCTGGCCGAAGctcgggaggcctcgaggaaaGCGGTGGAAGAGGCTACGCTGTTGAGGGAGCGGACCGTgtcggtcgaggaggctgcatcCAAGGCCCGGGAAGAGGATGCATTCTACAAGGATGCAGCTGCCGATCTTGACAAGGAAAAGGTCCTTATCAAGGCTGACCTCGCCTCTGCTCTAGAGGCATTCCAGGAGATGAAGGTTGAGTGCGTGAAGGGCGAGATTGCTCGGAGCGCCACAGAGGAAGCCAAGAATaaggccctcgaggatctcgaggcggagcaggCTCGATCTCGCcgcctctctgacgacgtcgactgTCTGAAGAGAGCGTTGTTGGAGAAAGATGGAGCCATTGTGTAG